GGCGTCGGCCGGGCGGCGCTGGCCGAGCCGAGCTGGTTCTCCGGGGGCGGCGGGCTGGTCTCCACCGCCGCCGACTACCACCGCTTCACCCAGTTCCTGCTGCGCGGCGGCGAGCTGGACGGGGTACGCCTGCTGGGCCCGCGGACGCTGCGCTTCATGACCCGCAACCACCTGCCCGACGGCCGCGACCTGGCCTCGTTCTCGCCGGACGGCTTCGCCGAGACGGTGCTCGACGGGATCGGCTTCGGTCTCGGCTTCGCCGTGGTGCTGGACCCGGTCCCGGCCCGGGTGCCGAGCAGCGTCGGGGAGTTCTACTGGGGCGGCCTGGCCAGCACCGCGTTCTGGGTGGACCCGGTGGAGGAGGTCACCGCGCTGCTCTTCACCCAGCTCATGCCGTCGAGCACGTACCCGCTGCGCTCGCAGCTGCGTCAGCTGGTCTACTCCGCGCTGATCGACTGACCGATCCGGGGCGCGCCCGGCCAGGATCGCCGTTACGGCACCGGCCGGGCGGCCCGCTCCATAGCCTGGGAGACGAGGCAGGTCGGGGCGGGAGGCGGTCAGGCCATGAGCAACATCGTCGTGTTCGGCGCCGGCGGCACCGCGGGGTCGCGGATCACCGCCGAGGCGGTCGAGCGGGGTCACCGGGTCACCGCGGCGGTGCGCCGCCCGGAGGCGACGAGCTACCTGCCGGCCGGGGTGCGTACGGTCACCGGCGACGCGACCTCGGCGCGGAGCGTCCGGGAGCTGGCCGAGGACACCGACGTGTTCGTGGTGGCGATCGGCGGCGGTGAGCGGACGCTGTGGCGGGACGCCGCGCAGACCCTGGTGAACACCCTGCGCGAGTTGCCCGATCCGCCCCGGGTGATCCACATCGGCGGCGGCGCGACGCTGCTGACCCCGAAGGACACCCCGTTCCTCGAGGAGCCGGGCTTCCCGGACGAGTACCGGGATTCGGCCGAGGGCCAGGCCGACGCGCTCGCCGTCTACCGCTCCGCCGCTGAGGGCGTGACCTGGACCTACGTCTCCCCGCCGCCGTTGGAGTTCCACCCGGGCGAGCGCACCGGCCACTACCGCACCGGCACCGACCACCCGGTGACCGACGCCCAGGGTCGCTCGGTGCTGACCTACGAGGACCTGGCGGTGGCGATCGTGGACGAGATCGAGAGCCCGCGGTTCCCGAACGCCCGCTTCACCGCCGCGTACTAGTCGGCGAGCCGGGCAGGGAAGCCGCCGGTGGCGACCGGTCCCCAGCTGTCGATGGTGACCCGGATCAACGACTTGCCCTGCTTGGCCATCGCCGCCCGGTACTCGTCCCAGTCCGGGTGCTCGCCGGAGATGCTGCGGAAGTACTCGACCAGTGGTTCGACCGCCTCGGGCAGGTCGAGCACCTCGGCGGTGCCGTCGACCTGCACCCAGGGCCCGTTCCAGTCGTCGGAGAGCACGCAGGCGGAGACCCGGGGGTCGCGCCGGATGTTGGTCACCTTCGCCCGCTCCGGGTAGGTGGAGATCACCAGCCGGCCCGCGCCGTCCACCCCGCAGGAGACCGGCGAGGACTGCGGCCGGCCGTCGGCGCGGGTGGTCATCAGCACGACCTTGTGCCGGGGACGGAGGAACTCGATGAGGGCGTCCCGGTCGACCCGGGTGTTACTCGCGATGCTGCGTGCCATGCGTCGGTTCTACCAGGCCCCCGGCCCGCCGCCCGGGTGCGCCCCGGCCGGGCGGCGCGGCGTCACCGGGGGTGGTCGGCGACGCGGCGCGGGGAGGGCTGCGCCGGCACCCGGGGGCGGACCGCCGGCCGCCAGGCCCGGCCGTTGGCGTAGATCACCCGGAAGCCGAGGTACGACGCCAGCGGCGCCCAGTGCGCCGAGCCCATCCGCAGCTCGGCGGCGTTGTGTCGCTGACCGTTGGCGAGCACGTCGAGCAGCACGGTCTCGAAGGCGGCCGATTCGACCCAGTCGACCTCGCGGGTGAATCCGCAGATCAGCGCCGCCCCGGTCACGTCGAGGAAATCCCGCAGCACGGCGTCGGAGGCGCGCAGCACCGAGCAGCTGCCGAAGTAGAGCCGTCGCCCCTCGCACCGGCCGGCCATCCGTTCGGCGACGTCGGCCAGCTCGACCGAGTCCCAGTCGGTGAGGCAGAGCCGGCTCGGTTCGCCGTGCATGGCGAAGAAGCCGACCCGGTAGTCGGCGTACTGCTTGAGCAGCCAGCGATCGAGGAAGTAGAAGAGTTCGTCGTGGGTGGCCGCGTCCTTGTGGATGAACCGGATCCGACCGAGCCGTTCGAGCAGTTCCAGCGTGGGCAGGACGGACCCGCGTTCGTTGAGGTCCCGGTGCCACTGGCCCTCGATGCAGAAGACGCCACCGCGCGCCACGCCCACCTCCCCGTTCGCGGAGCCCGGCGCAGACGTTACCGGCCCCGGGTCACGAGCCGGCATCACCCTTGGTGGCCCCGAACCGCCGGCTCCGTCACCTCTGCGCATTCCCGGACGGCTTCGACGCGGACGGTCCGAATGGGCGTTTCGGAATTCGGTGCAATTCACAGGCGGCACTCAGGAACAACCAATTATGAGGACTATTCTGGTTATTAGCCGCCAATCCCCCGACACGCTGTCAGAGTGGAAGGGACAGGACGTCCCGGCCGATGCCCTGATCACCATCCCATTGGCTCTTCTATCGGGAGGACTTCTGTGCGCGTGAACACCTTGAAGCGGGCGGTCGTCGCGTTCGCCCTGGCGTTGCCCGGGGCTGCGATCGCCACGCTGGTCGCCGCGCCGGCGGCCCACGCCGACGGCTGCTACACCTGGCAACGGACCCTGTCCCAGGGGCGTTCCGGCGCGGACGTCCGCCAGTTGCAGATCCGGGTGGCCGGCTGGGCCGCGTACCGGGACATCGTTGCCGTCGACGGCAGCTACGGACCGGAGACCGCCGCCGCGGTCCGGCGCTTCCAGTCCGCGTACGGGCTGCGCGCCGACGGCATCGCCGGCCCGCAGACCTTCGCCAAGATCTACGAACTCCAGGACAGCGACTGCACGCCGAAGCACTTCAGCTACAGCGAACTGGACAACGGCTGCGGCAAGGGCGGGTGGAGCGGGGGCCCGCTCTCGCCGAGCGCCACCAGGGAGACGGCGGTACGCACCATGTGGAAGCTGGAGGCGCTGCGGCGCAGCCTCGGCGACAAGCCGCTCTACGTGAACAGCGGCTTCCGCAGCATCGCCTGCAACAACCAGGTCGGCGGGGCGTCGGACAGTCAGCACCTCTACGGCAACGCCGCCGACCTGACCTCGCGCAGCTCCTCGCTGTGCCAGCTGGCCCGCACGGCCCGCAGCCGGGGCTTCAGCGGCATCTACGGTCCCGGCTACCCCGGCCACGGGAACCACGTCCACGTGGACTCCCGCCGGGAGAACAACAGCGACCGGAGCCGGAGCACGACCAGCTGGTCCGCGTCGAACTGCGGAATCTGACCGCCGCCGGCAACATGCAGCCGGCGGACGTGGACGGCGGCCCGGCGCAGGGGTGGGGGACCCTGCGGCCGGGCCGCCGTCGTGCCACCCCGGGCCACGGGCTGTCGGGCGCGCCCCGATCAGCTCGCCCGGGGCCAGCGCGGCCTGGTGGCGGGAGGCGCCACCGGCCGACCGGTACCGCCGGGCCGGATGGCGGGCCGCACCCCAGGTGCGACGACCCGGCCGGCCTGGCCGCGCGGGGACTGGGTGACCGGGGCCGGCCGACGCGCGGACGCCGGCCCGGTCAGCACGAACGGGAAGGGCACGTGCACGAACGGGTTGCCGTGCCGCACCAGCGCGTCGATCTGCCGCTCGTTGAGGCCGTGGACCTCCAGCACCCGCCGGCCCCAACGGTGCAGCCGGCAGGGGTACGACGCGCCGTCGTTGCGGCACTTCGGTCCGGCGGGCCACTCCTCGGCGGCGTGCACCACCACCGCCCGGACCGCGAGCCGGACATCCTCGGGGGTCAGCGGCGCCGGCACCGGCACCTCGCCC
The window above is part of the Micromonospora inositola genome. Proteins encoded here:
- a CDS encoding NAD(P)-dependent oxidoreductase: MSNIVVFGAGGTAGSRITAEAVERGHRVTAAVRRPEATSYLPAGVRTVTGDATSARSVRELAEDTDVFVVAIGGGERTLWRDAAQTLVNTLRELPDPPRVIHIGGGATLLTPKDTPFLEEPGFPDEYRDSAEGQADALAVYRSAAEGVTWTYVSPPPLEFHPGERTGHYRTGTDHPVTDAQGRSVLTYEDLAVAIVDEIESPRFPNARFTAAY
- a CDS encoding DUF6642 family protein; amino-acid sequence: MARGGVFCIEGQWHRDLNERGSVLPTLELLERLGRIRFIHKDAATHDELFYFLDRWLLKQYADYRVGFFAMHGEPSRLCLTDWDSVELADVAERMAGRCEGRRLYFGSCSVLRASDAVLRDFLDVTGAALICGFTREVDWVESAAFETVLLDVLANGQRHNAAELRMGSAHWAPLASYLGFRVIYANGRAWRPAVRPRVPAQPSPRRVADHPR
- a CDS encoding D-Ala-D-Ala carboxypeptidase family metallohydrolase, which produces MRVNTLKRAVVAFALALPGAAIATLVAAPAAHADGCYTWQRTLSQGRSGADVRQLQIRVAGWAAYRDIVAVDGSYGPETAAAVRRFQSAYGLRADGIAGPQTFAKIYELQDSDCTPKHFSYSELDNGCGKGGWSGGPLSPSATRETAVRTMWKLEALRRSLGDKPLYVNSGFRSIACNNQVGGASDSQHLYGNAADLTSRSSSLCQLARTARSRGFSGIYGPGYPGHGNHVHVDSRRENNSDRSRSTTSWSASNCGI
- a CDS encoding PPOX class F420-dependent oxidoreductase yields the protein MARSIASNTRVDRDALIEFLRPRHKVVLMTTRADGRPQSSPVSCGVDGAGRLVISTYPERAKVTNIRRDPRVSACVLSDDWNGPWVQVDGTAEVLDLPEAVEPLVEYFRSISGEHPDWDEYRAAMAKQGKSLIRVTIDSWGPVATGGFPARLAD